A stretch of Equus caballus isolate H_3958 breed thoroughbred chromosome 11, TB-T2T, whole genome shotgun sequence DNA encodes these proteins:
- the HID1 gene encoding protein HID1 isoform X1, with protein MGSADSKLNFRKAVIQLTTKTQPVEATDDAFWDQFWADTATSVQDVFALVPAAEIRAVREESPSNLATLCYKAVEKLVQGAESGCHSEKEKQIVLNCSRLLTRVLPYIFEDPDWRGFFWSTVPGAGRGGGEDDDENARPLAESLLLAIADLLFCPDFTVQSHRRSTDSAEDVHSLDSCEYIWEAGVGFAHSPQPNYIHDMNRMELLKLLLTCFSEAMYLPPAPDSGSTNPWVQFFCSTENRHALPLFTSLLNTVCAYDPVGYGIPYNHLLFSDYREPLVEEAAQVLIVTLDHDSATSTSPTVDGTTTGTAMDDADPPGPENLFVNYLSRIHREEDFQFVLKGIARLLSNPLLQTYLPNSTKKIQFHQELLVLFWKLCDFNKKFLFFVLKSSDVLDILVPILYFLNDARADQSRVGLMHIGVFILLLLSGERNFGVRLNKPYSVRVPMDIPVFTGTHADLLIVVFHKIITSGHQRLQPLFDCLLTIVVNVSPYLKSLSMVAANKLLHLLEAFSTTWFLFSAAQNHHLVFFLLEVFNNIIQYQFDGNSNLVYAIIRKRSVFHQLANLPTDPPAIHKALQRRRRAPEPLSRTGSQEGASMEGSRPAAPAEPGTLKTSLVATPGIDKLTEKSQVSEDGTLRSLESASQPSSADGSPAAEEPSQAWREQRRPSSSSASGQWSPTSEWVLSWKSKLPLQTIMRLLQVLVPQVEKICIDKGLTDESEILRFLQHGTLVGLLPVPHPILIRKYQANSGTAMWFRTYMWGVIYLRNVDPPVWYDTDVKLFEIQRV; from the exons ATGGGGTCGGCCGACTCCAAGCTGAACTTCCGAAAGGCGGTGATCCAGCTCACCACCAAGACGCAG CCCGTAGAAGCCACCGATGACGCCTTTTGGGACCAGTTCTGGGCGGACACGGCCACCTCAGTGCAGGATGTTTTTGCGCTGGTGCCTGCGGCAGAGATCCGGGCTGTGCGGGAGGAGTCACCCTCCAACCTGGCCACTCTGTGCTACAAG gcCGTGGAGAAGCTGGTGCAGGGAGCCGAGAGCGGCTGCCATtcagagaaggagaagcagattGTCCTGAACTGCAGCCGGCTTCTCACCCGTGTGCTGCCCTACATCTTTGAGGACCCTGACTGGAGGGGCTTCTTCTGGTCCACAGTGCCCGGGGCAGGGCGAGGAGGG GGAGAGGACGATGACGAGAATGCCCGGCCCCTGGCCGAGTCCCTGCTCCTGGCCATCGCTGACCTGCTTTTCTGCCCAGATTTCACCGTCCAGAGCCACCGAAGGAGCACT GACTCAGCGGAGGACGTCCACTCCCTGGACAGCTGTGAATACATCTGGGAGGCTGGTGTGGGCTTTGCTCACTCCCCGCAGCCCAACTACATCCACGACATGAACCG GATGGAGCTGCTGAAACTGCTGCTGACATGCTTCTCCGAGGCCATGTACCTGCCCCCAGCTCCGGACAGTGGCAGCACCAACCCGTGGGTGCAGTTCTTTTGTTCCACGGAGAACAG ACACGCCCTGCCCCTCTTCACCTCCCTGCTCAACACCGTGTGTGCCTATGACCCTGTGGGCTACGGGATCCCCTACAACCACCTGCTCTTCTCCGACTACCGGGAACCCCTGGTGGAGGAGGCTGCCCAGGTGCTCATCGTCACCTTGGACCATGACAGCGCCACCAGCACCAGCCCCACTGTGGATGGCACCACCACAGGCACTGCCATGGATGACGCTGAC CCTCCAGGCCCCGAGAACCTGTTTGTGAACTACCTGTCCCGCATCCATCGCGAGGAG GACTTCCAGTTCGTCCTCAAGGGCATAGCCCGGCTACTCTCCAACCCCCTGCTCCAGACCTACCTGCCCAACTCCACCAAGAAGATTCAGTTCCACCAGGAGCTGCTGGTTCTCTTCTGGAAGCTCTGCGACTTCAACAAG AAATTCCTCTTCTTTGTGCTGAAGAGCAGCGATGTGCTGGACATCCTGGTTCCCATCCTCTACTTCCTCAACGATGCCCGAGCGGATCAGT CTCGGGTGGGCCTGATGCACATTGGTGTCTTCATTCTGCTGCTTCTGAGCGGGGAGCGGAACTTCGGGGTGCGGCTGAACAAACCTTACTCAGTGCGCGTGCCCATGGACATCCCGGTCTTCACGGGTACCCACGCGGATCTGCTCATTGTG GTGTTCCACAAGATCATCACCAGCGGGCACCAGCGGCTGCAGCCCCTGTTCGATTGCTTGCTTACCATCGTGGTCAACG TGTCCCCCTACCTCAAGAGCCTGTCCATGGTGGCCGCCAACAAGCTGCTGCACCTGCTGGAGGCCTTCTCCACCACCTGGTTTCTCTTCTCTGCCGCCCAGAACCACCACCTGGTCTTCTTCCTCCTAGAGGTTTTCAACAACATCATCCAGTACCAGTTTGATG GCAACTCCAACCTGGTCTACGCCATCATCCGCAAGCGAAGCGTCTTCCACCAGCTGGCCAACCTGCCCACCGACCCGCCTGCCATCCACAAGGCGCTGCAGCGGCGCCGCCGGGCCCCGGAGCCCTTGTCCCGCACTGGCTCGCAGGAGGGTGCCTCCATGGAGGGCTCCCGCCCTGCCGCCCCCGCCGAGCCGGGCACCCTCAAGACCAGCCTGGTGGCCACCCCAG gcatTGACAAGCTGACGGAGAAGTCCCAAGTGTCAGAGGATGGCACCTTGCGGTCACTGGAGTCTGCATCCCAGCCGAGCTCGGCAGACGGCAGCCCAGCTGCGGAG GAGCCCAGCCAGGCGTGGCGGGAACAGCGGCGACCGTCCAGCTCATCAGCCAGTGGGCAGTGGAGCCCAACATCGGAGTGG GTCCTCTCCTGGAAGTCCAAGCTGCCGCTGCAGACCATCATGAGGCTTCTCCAGGTGCTGGTTCCCCAGGTGGAGAAGATTTGCATTGACAA GGGCCTGACAGACGAGTCGGAGATCCTGAGGTTCCTGCAGCACGGTACCCTGGTGGGGCTGCTGCCCGTGCCCCACCCCATCCTCATCCGCAAGTACCAGGCCAACTCCGGCACGGCCATGTGGTTCCGCACCTACATGTGGGGCGTCATCTATCTGAG GAATGTGGATCCGCCTGTCTGGTACGACACCGATGTGAAGCTGTTTGAGATCCAGCGGGTGTGA
- the HID1 gene encoding protein HID1 isoform X2, whose amino-acid sequence MGSADSKLNFRKAVIQLTTKTQPVEATDDAFWDQFWADTATSVQDVFALVPAAEIRAVREESPSNLATLCYKAVEKLVQGAESGCHSEKEKQIVLNCSRLLTRVLPYIFEDPDWRGFFWSTVPGAGRGGGEDDDENARPLAESLLLAIADLLFCPDFTVQSHRRSTVDSAEDVHSLDSCEYIWEAGVGFAHSPQPNYIHDMNRMELLKLLLTCFSEAMYLPPAPDSGSTNPWVQFFCSTENRHALPLFTSLLNTVCAYDPVGYGIPYNHLLFSDYREPLVEEAAQVLIVTLDHDSATSTSPTVDGTTTGTAMDDADPPGPENLFVNYLSRIHREEDFQFVLKGIARLLSNPLLQTYLPNSTKKIQFHQELLVLFWKLCDFNKKFLFFVLKSSDVLDILVPILYFLNDARADQSRVGLMHIGVFILLLLSGERNFGVRLNKPYSVRVPMDIPVFTGTHADLLIVVFHKIITSGHQRLQPLFDCLLTIVVNVSPYLKSLSMVAANKLLHLLEAFSTTWFLFSAAQNHHLVFFLLEVFNNIIQYQFDGNSNLVYAIIRKRSVFHQLANLPTDPPAIHKALQRRRRAPEPLSRTGSQEGASMEGSRPAAPAEPGTLKTSLVATPGIDKLTEKSQVSEDGTLRSLESASQPSSADGSPAAEEPSQAWREQRRPSSSSASGQWSPTSEWVLSWKSKLPLQTIMRLLQVLVPQVEKICIDKGLTDESEILRFLQHGTLVGLLPVPHPILIRKYQANSGTAMWFRTYMWGVIYLRNVDPPVWYDTDVKLFEIQRV is encoded by the exons ATGGGGTCGGCCGACTCCAAGCTGAACTTCCGAAAGGCGGTGATCCAGCTCACCACCAAGACGCAG CCCGTAGAAGCCACCGATGACGCCTTTTGGGACCAGTTCTGGGCGGACACGGCCACCTCAGTGCAGGATGTTTTTGCGCTGGTGCCTGCGGCAGAGATCCGGGCTGTGCGGGAGGAGTCACCCTCCAACCTGGCCACTCTGTGCTACAAG gcCGTGGAGAAGCTGGTGCAGGGAGCCGAGAGCGGCTGCCATtcagagaaggagaagcagattGTCCTGAACTGCAGCCGGCTTCTCACCCGTGTGCTGCCCTACATCTTTGAGGACCCTGACTGGAGGGGCTTCTTCTGGTCCACAGTGCCCGGGGCAGGGCGAGGAGGG GGAGAGGACGATGACGAGAATGCCCGGCCCCTGGCCGAGTCCCTGCTCCTGGCCATCGCTGACCTGCTTTTCTGCCCAGATTTCACCGTCCAGAGCCACCGAAGGAGCACTGTG GACTCAGCGGAGGACGTCCACTCCCTGGACAGCTGTGAATACATCTGGGAGGCTGGTGTGGGCTTTGCTCACTCCCCGCAGCCCAACTACATCCACGACATGAACCG GATGGAGCTGCTGAAACTGCTGCTGACATGCTTCTCCGAGGCCATGTACCTGCCCCCAGCTCCGGACAGTGGCAGCACCAACCCGTGGGTGCAGTTCTTTTGTTCCACGGAGAACAG ACACGCCCTGCCCCTCTTCACCTCCCTGCTCAACACCGTGTGTGCCTATGACCCTGTGGGCTACGGGATCCCCTACAACCACCTGCTCTTCTCCGACTACCGGGAACCCCTGGTGGAGGAGGCTGCCCAGGTGCTCATCGTCACCTTGGACCATGACAGCGCCACCAGCACCAGCCCCACTGTGGATGGCACCACCACAGGCACTGCCATGGATGACGCTGAC CCTCCAGGCCCCGAGAACCTGTTTGTGAACTACCTGTCCCGCATCCATCGCGAGGAG GACTTCCAGTTCGTCCTCAAGGGCATAGCCCGGCTACTCTCCAACCCCCTGCTCCAGACCTACCTGCCCAACTCCACCAAGAAGATTCAGTTCCACCAGGAGCTGCTGGTTCTCTTCTGGAAGCTCTGCGACTTCAACAAG AAATTCCTCTTCTTTGTGCTGAAGAGCAGCGATGTGCTGGACATCCTGGTTCCCATCCTCTACTTCCTCAACGATGCCCGAGCGGATCAGT CTCGGGTGGGCCTGATGCACATTGGTGTCTTCATTCTGCTGCTTCTGAGCGGGGAGCGGAACTTCGGGGTGCGGCTGAACAAACCTTACTCAGTGCGCGTGCCCATGGACATCCCGGTCTTCACGGGTACCCACGCGGATCTGCTCATTGTG GTGTTCCACAAGATCATCACCAGCGGGCACCAGCGGCTGCAGCCCCTGTTCGATTGCTTGCTTACCATCGTGGTCAACG TGTCCCCCTACCTCAAGAGCCTGTCCATGGTGGCCGCCAACAAGCTGCTGCACCTGCTGGAGGCCTTCTCCACCACCTGGTTTCTCTTCTCTGCCGCCCAGAACCACCACCTGGTCTTCTTCCTCCTAGAGGTTTTCAACAACATCATCCAGTACCAGTTTGATG GCAACTCCAACCTGGTCTACGCCATCATCCGCAAGCGAAGCGTCTTCCACCAGCTGGCCAACCTGCCCACCGACCCGCCTGCCATCCACAAGGCGCTGCAGCGGCGCCGCCGGGCCCCGGAGCCCTTGTCCCGCACTGGCTCGCAGGAGGGTGCCTCCATGGAGGGCTCCCGCCCTGCCGCCCCCGCCGAGCCGGGCACCCTCAAGACCAGCCTGGTGGCCACCCCAG gcatTGACAAGCTGACGGAGAAGTCCCAAGTGTCAGAGGATGGCACCTTGCGGTCACTGGAGTCTGCATCCCAGCCGAGCTCGGCAGACGGCAGCCCAGCTGCGGAG GAGCCCAGCCAGGCGTGGCGGGAACAGCGGCGACCGTCCAGCTCATCAGCCAGTGGGCAGTGGAGCCCAACATCGGAGTGG GTCCTCTCCTGGAAGTCCAAGCTGCCGCTGCAGACCATCATGAGGCTTCTCCAGGTGCTGGTTCCCCAGGTGGAGAAGATTTGCATTGACAA GGGCCTGACAGACGAGTCGGAGATCCTGAGGTTCCTGCAGCACGGTACCCTGGTGGGGCTGCTGCCCGTGCCCCACCCCATCCTCATCCGCAAGTACCAGGCCAACTCCGGCACGGCCATGTGGTTCCGCACCTACATGTGGGGCGTCATCTATCTGAG GAATGTGGATCCGCCTGTCTGGTACGACACCGATGTGAAGCTGTTTGAGATCCAGCGGGTGTGA